A stretch of Manis javanica isolate MJ-LG chromosome 1, MJ_LKY, whole genome shotgun sequence DNA encodes these proteins:
- the ZAR1L gene encoding protein ZAR1-like isoform X2 gives MEKLGMNLNQPDQEEEGASEGGRQNKLYQAVTLHLGFGEWMERFVHVPYGFYQGYGNTMPLGQPGLNEHKQPDWRQNTGPPTFLARPGLLVPANASDYCMDPYKRAQLKAILSQMNPSLSLRLCKANTKEVGVQVSPRVDKSVQCSLGPRTLRSRSPWGRAGHRAPLPAWGVYSPVIGRRGFIRLRKDGEDEERKMLSGPAEASPQQPPSPPAKSEGDSQEELTQHEELAEEDGSSPQKRKSKPARADAADRLRKPCFQFLEPKYGYFHCKDCKTRWESAYVWCISGTNKVYFKQLCCKCHKSFNPYRVEAIQCQLCSLYNLQSRNPQGLFVFTQMPV, from the exons ATGGAGAAGCTGGGGATGAACTTGAACCAGCCTGACCAGGAGGAAGAAGGGGCGAGTGAAGGTGGAAGACAAAACAAACTATACCAGGCTGTTACTCTGCACTTGGGTTTTGGGGAGTGGATGGAGCGCTTTGTCCATGTTCCCTACGGCTTCTACCAGGGCTATGGGAACACAATGCCCTTGGGCCAGCCTGGACTCAATGAACACAAACAGCCAGACTGGAGGCAAAACACCGGTCCCCCCACTTTCCTGGCCAGGCCTGGGCTGTTGGTGCCTGCAAATGCCTCCGACTACTGCATGGACCCTTACAAGAGGGCACAGCTTAAGGCCATTCTCTCCCAGATGAACCCCAGCCTGAGCCTGCGGCTTTGCAAGGCTAACACCAAGGAAGTGGGTGTGCAGGTGAGCCCGCGGGTGGACAAGTCCGTGCAGTGCTCGCTGGGGCCTCGCACCTTGCGCAGCCGCTCCCCTTGGGGCCGTGCAGGCCACAGGGCACCCCTGCCAGCCTGGGGAGTCTACTCGCCAGTGATAGGCCGCAGAGGCTTCATCCGTCTTCGGAAGGATGGGGAAGACGAGGAGAGGAAGATGCTCTCGGGTCCTGCAGAGGCCAGCCCGCAGCAGCCTCCATCACCACCTGCCAAGTCGGAAGGGGACAGCCAGGAGGAACTCACGCAGCATGAGGAGCTGGCGGAGGAAGATGGCTCGAGTCCTCAGAAAAGGAAGAGCAAGCCGGCCCGGGCAGACGCCGCCGATCGGCTCAGGAAACCCTGCTTCCAG TTTTTGGAACCAAAATATGGTTATTTTCACTGTAAAGATTGTAAGACCAGATGGGAGAGTGCTTATGTGTGGTGCATTTCTGGAACTAATAAG GTTTATTTCAAACAACTCTGCTGCAAATGCCACAAGAGTTTTAACCCTTATCGAGTAGAAGCAATCCAATGTCAG CTTTGCTCACTGTACAACTTACAGAGCAGGAACCCTCAAGGGCTGTTTGTCTTCACTCAGATGCCTGTTTAA
- the ZAR1L gene encoding protein ZAR1-like isoform X3 has product MEKLGMNLNQPDQEEEGASEGGRQNKLYQAVTLHLGFGEWMERFVHVPYGFYQGYGNTMPLGQPGLNEHKQPDWRQNTGPPTFLARPGLLVPANASDYCMDPYKRAQLKAILSQMNPSLSLRLCKANTKEVGVQVSPRVDKSVQCSLGPRTLRSRSPWGRAGHRAPLPAWGVYSPVIGRRGFIRLRKDGEDEERKMLSGPAEASPQQPPSPPAKSEGDSQEELTQHEELAEEDGSSPQKRKSKPARADAADRLRKPCFQVYFKQLCCKCHKSFNPYRVEAIQCQLCSLYNLQSRNPQGLFVFTQMPV; this is encoded by the exons ATGGAGAAGCTGGGGATGAACTTGAACCAGCCTGACCAGGAGGAAGAAGGGGCGAGTGAAGGTGGAAGACAAAACAAACTATACCAGGCTGTTACTCTGCACTTGGGTTTTGGGGAGTGGATGGAGCGCTTTGTCCATGTTCCCTACGGCTTCTACCAGGGCTATGGGAACACAATGCCCTTGGGCCAGCCTGGACTCAATGAACACAAACAGCCAGACTGGAGGCAAAACACCGGTCCCCCCACTTTCCTGGCCAGGCCTGGGCTGTTGGTGCCTGCAAATGCCTCCGACTACTGCATGGACCCTTACAAGAGGGCACAGCTTAAGGCCATTCTCTCCCAGATGAACCCCAGCCTGAGCCTGCGGCTTTGCAAGGCTAACACCAAGGAAGTGGGTGTGCAGGTGAGCCCGCGGGTGGACAAGTCCGTGCAGTGCTCGCTGGGGCCTCGCACCTTGCGCAGCCGCTCCCCTTGGGGCCGTGCAGGCCACAGGGCACCCCTGCCAGCCTGGGGAGTCTACTCGCCAGTGATAGGCCGCAGAGGCTTCATCCGTCTTCGGAAGGATGGGGAAGACGAGGAGAGGAAGATGCTCTCGGGTCCTGCAGAGGCCAGCCCGCAGCAGCCTCCATCACCACCTGCCAAGTCGGAAGGGGACAGCCAGGAGGAACTCACGCAGCATGAGGAGCTGGCGGAGGAAGATGGCTCGAGTCCTCAGAAAAGGAAGAGCAAGCCGGCCCGGGCAGACGCCGCCGATCGGCTCAGGAAACCCTGCTTCCAG GTTTATTTCAAACAACTCTGCTGCAAATGCCACAAGAGTTTTAACCCTTATCGAGTAGAAGCAATCCAATGTCAG CTTTGCTCACTGTACAACTTACAGAGCAGGAACCCTCAAGGGCTGTTTGTCTTCACTCAGATGCCTGTTTAA
- the ZAR1L gene encoding protein ZAR1-like isoform X1, with protein sequence MEKLGMNLNQPDQEEEGASEGGRQNKLYQAVTLHLGFGEWMERFVHVPYGFYQGYGNTMPLGQPGLNEHKQPDWRQNTGPPTFLARPGLLVPANASDYCMDPYKRAQLKAILSQMNPSLSLRLCKANTKEVGVQVSPRVDKSVQCSLGPRTLRSRSPWGRAGHRAPLPAWGVYSPVIGRRGFIRLRKDGEDEERKMLSGPAEASPQQPPSPPAKSEGDSQEELTQHEELAEEDGSSPQKRKSKPARADAADRLRKPCFQFLEPKYGYFHCKDCKTRWESAYVWCISGTNKVYFKQLCCKCHKSFNPYRVEAIQCQTCSKSRCSCPQKKRHIDLRRPHRQELCGRCKDKRFSCGSIYSFKYIV encoded by the exons ATGGAGAAGCTGGGGATGAACTTGAACCAGCCTGACCAGGAGGAAGAAGGGGCGAGTGAAGGTGGAAGACAAAACAAACTATACCAGGCTGTTACTCTGCACTTGGGTTTTGGGGAGTGGATGGAGCGCTTTGTCCATGTTCCCTACGGCTTCTACCAGGGCTATGGGAACACAATGCCCTTGGGCCAGCCTGGACTCAATGAACACAAACAGCCAGACTGGAGGCAAAACACCGGTCCCCCCACTTTCCTGGCCAGGCCTGGGCTGTTGGTGCCTGCAAATGCCTCCGACTACTGCATGGACCCTTACAAGAGGGCACAGCTTAAGGCCATTCTCTCCCAGATGAACCCCAGCCTGAGCCTGCGGCTTTGCAAGGCTAACACCAAGGAAGTGGGTGTGCAGGTGAGCCCGCGGGTGGACAAGTCCGTGCAGTGCTCGCTGGGGCCTCGCACCTTGCGCAGCCGCTCCCCTTGGGGCCGTGCAGGCCACAGGGCACCCCTGCCAGCCTGGGGAGTCTACTCGCCAGTGATAGGCCGCAGAGGCTTCATCCGTCTTCGGAAGGATGGGGAAGACGAGGAGAGGAAGATGCTCTCGGGTCCTGCAGAGGCCAGCCCGCAGCAGCCTCCATCACCACCTGCCAAGTCGGAAGGGGACAGCCAGGAGGAACTCACGCAGCATGAGGAGCTGGCGGAGGAAGATGGCTCGAGTCCTCAGAAAAGGAAGAGCAAGCCGGCCCGGGCAGACGCCGCCGATCGGCTCAGGAAACCCTGCTTCCAG TTTTTGGAACCAAAATATGGTTATTTTCACTGTAAAGATTGTAAGACCAGATGGGAGAGTGCTTATGTGTGGTGCATTTCTGGAACTAATAAG GTTTATTTCAAACAACTCTGCTGCAAATGCCACAAGAGTTTTAACCCTTATCGAGTAGAAGCAATCCAATGTCAG ACCTGTTCAAAGTCTCGTTGTTCCTGTCCTCAAAAGAAAAGACACATTGATCTAAGGAGGCCTCATCGACAGGAACTGTGTGGTCGCTGCAAAGACAAGAGATTCTCCTGTGGCAGTATTTACAGCTTTAAATACATTGTGTGA